The genomic stretch aaattgtttgggtacagacctggatagtaggacagaactctgcaggctatctttgcagtagattgcaacaccgccgcctttggcagttctatcttgtctgaaaatgttgtagtttgggatgaacatttcagaatttttggtggtcttcctaagccaggattcagacacagctagaacatccgggttggcagagtgtgctaaagcagtgaataaaacaaacttagggaggaggcttctaacatgcatgaaaccaaggctattacggttacagaagtcatcaaaagagagcgcctggggaataggagtggagctaggcactgcagggcctggatttacctctacatcgccagaggaacagaggaggagtagaataagggtatggctaaaagaaataagaattggtcgtctagaacgtctggaacagagagtaaaaggtttctgggggcgataaaatagcttcaaggtataatgtacagacaaaggtatggtaggatgtgaatacagtggaggtaaacctaggtattgagtgatgatgaaagagatattgtctctagaaacatcattgaaaccaggagatgtcatcgcatgtgtgggtggtggaactaataggttggataaggtatagtgagcaggactagaggctctacagtgaaataagccaataaacactaaccagaacagcaatggacaaggcatattgacattaaggagaggcatgcttagtcgagtgatcaaaagggtccagtgagtagtgaggttggttagggtcacggcgattcagacagctagccgggccatcggtagcaagctagcataggatggaggtctgtttttagccacctcgtgcgtttccgtcggtaggattagtggggttccgtgtggtaggggggatcaatccaattcgcaaaaaaaaccaatagatatagttatagaggcccaagaaaaaaTAATTAAGTAACAAAAAAAGGAGGTGCATTCTTTACTAAAGAGCACACTGCATTCAAGGGTAGCTGGAATCAGTAGGAATTTTGCAGtatttctccagagatgtttcagGTAGACAACATGTGGGAATGCTCTTTGATACAGTATGAATGAGTCCGAGGCCAGTAGTCGGTGTTAAAGCTTTTCTACCTCCTCTAACTTGTGATCGATGATCAAGTCATGACCCTGAAACTTGAAGTAGCCAAATAACTTCTTTTGAAGCATCAGTGGAAACCACAGAATATCGTCAACCCACATTTGACCAAAGGGTATCTTGTCCGAGTCGAACCACTGTGGCCTCATCTCTATAAGAGAAAAGGTATAAGTTAGTGAACTGCGTCAGACATCAGTCTAAAATGTCCATAAAAAGGAATGTAGTATAGGGCAGCAGTTTTTTCAAGGAAAACTATGGGGTCTATGATTATAGCCTATTGGGCAGCTGTTTCTCCGATGAATTCAAATGTTGTTTCCAATCTTATCAAGTGCATCCACTGTGAGGCCACTTTCCTCCTGCAGTTCTCTGGAAGAAACAACCCGTTTGTAAGTAGAGAGAAAGTAGCAGGATAGTGTGTCGGTTTCAGACCAGAGTAGGAAAAAAATAGATAGTAGGCCTCAGATAACAGGCAATAATCAGACCATGCCTACTGTAACATCACAATATGACATTTATGGGGGTATGTAGTATCAGATGCTGCCCAGTGCTGAAATCTGTTAACATGATTTTACATGCAAATTGTTAAGCCAAACTGTAGggaaacatttcaagacatctaCAGAGGACTGCAAACAATCTCACCGCCTGGCAGCCTCTTCAATAGTCTCCCAGGTTGGACTTTGCCACCAAACCCATTCCACTTCCCTGCTCCGAACCATCTCTTCTTCATGCCCAGCAGCACCCGTCCAGGCTGCACCaccagcaccagggtcagcagcTTGTTGGTAAACATTGTACCTGTAATATACATAATCGGTGCGTAATAATCAGTAGACCACAATCCATGGATGACCTCACTCTCTTGGTTGCATCGAAGCTACAGTATCTCTAGAGATGATACATTGCAGATTATTGAGAAGCATTCTGTAAAGTTATTTTCTGACAAAACACTATTGTAAAAGTTCTGGTATGCAAGACATCACAGCAGTGCACAGCAGCAAACTTGAACTAGTAGCCTTTTATTGCATTCTTCAAGTAGACTAGAAGTAAAACTCCATGCAAGTAACTTGCCTTTATAGCAACTTTTAGGTTGTCAATCTAGTATTTAAATGGTTTTCATAGATTAGAGTTATCCAGAATGAATAACGAATTTCTCCAGTCTCGCGTTGACAGTGGCAAGGCCTGCCATGTGATCGTATTCAATGTGTCGGGCACTGACCTGTAACATTCGACATGGGTAAAGGATAAAATCGGTCGTTTTAGATAAAGATCTGTGAAAATGTGTTACCCTCAAATATTGTCGACTGGAAACAAAAGTATAATGCCAAACCAAAAAAAATCCATAGCTGGTGATAGCAGTTGCTGTAGTATAATTTCTCCACAACAAGTAGATCTGTTTGCAAATTATGTGCATTATTGACGTTCTCGGACAGATTAATTAGTTGCGATCAATTTAGCTCGCACAGCGCGCCGGGTTGGCGGATCAGGTTTGATTCTAATGTCGCCCTGCAGGACTACCGGAAGCCCTGATTGCGGAGTCGGTTGTCTTTGACTAAATCGAGCGTGTCCAAGAAATTCACGTGATCAGGAAGTGCAACTACAAATCGAACGAATTGCTGTTTGCCAGCAGCATTAGCACAGATTAGAACATCTTTGCCATTACATTTAGCAAAATAATGTGGTACTCAGTGTTACAAAAATCATATCTACATACCTCTGTACATGTCCTAAAAAAGGCTGCGCATAATCTAAAAGGAAAGAGTACTGCCGATCAGCGTTGGATAGTTAGGCAGTTTAATGACCCCTTTGTGAAGGCTGCCCATGTGCACAACTACCGGTGTAGAAGCGCCTTCAAACTGCTGGAGATTGATGACAAATACAAACTTTTAAAACCCGGTTTCAACGTAATAGATTGTGGTGCTGCACCGGGTGCTTGGAGCCAGATCGCTGTTCACAAGGTCAACTCAACTGGGGCTAGTGAGTACGTCTTGTATTTACCCAACTGGCAGATTAACACATGACATACTGTTATAATTAATCGACCAGCCAGGCCAAATATATATCTTTGCGTCTGACATTCTTTTGATTaccatgtttattttatttatttatctaacctttattttatcagggagtcagaccaaggtctcttttacagatgagccctgaaacATAAACTACAGAAAATACgcacaaaaaataaaataaacacaagCAGAAAGAACAACATGGTcctaaaaaacaaacacattcaccagtaatatggtcctcaatcagctttctgaatggacctagaggcaccagaacatcacatttcaGAACAGTTTTCAATCAGTTCCACAAATGGAGGTGAAGCACCAGTAAATCACATTTCAGTTAAACTTTTCAATCAGCTTACTGAATGGACCAGAGTTAACCAGAACATCCATTGAGATCAGTGTGGTCCTCAATCATGTCTAAAGTTTAATCAagatgttaggtacagtgggactttttgaaaagggctttataaatgaaaacatatCAATGTGAATGGAAAAGAGGGACAGAACATCACATTTCAGTGATAGGAATCAATCAGAGTACtctgaatggacctagaggcATAGAACATACATTCATCAGTAAACTGTCCTCAATCAGCCTTTGAAtggacctagaggcaccagaacatcacattagATGTAATATAGTCCTCAgtcagctttctgaatggacttagaggcaccagaacatcacattcatcagtaatacagtcttcaatcagctttctgaatggacctagaggcaccagaacatcacattcatcagtaatacggtcctcaatcagcttttgAATGGACCTAGAGGTttacatcacattcatcagtaatatggtcttcaatcagctttctgaatggacctagaggcaccagaacatcacattaaATCATCAGTTATTTTGAATGGACCTAGAGAACAACATGTACTTAGTTTTACCTGCATTCAGTAGGCAGGCTACTAATTTCATGAACTGCcccagaggcaccagaacatcacattcatcagtaatctggtcttcaatcagctttctgaacgGCCCCAGAGGcacagaacatcacattcatcagtgtACGGTCTTCAATCAGCTCTAAACTCTCcccagaggcaccagaacatcacattcatcaaaATTAAAtcttcaatcagctttctgaatttcctagaggcaccagaacatcacatttatCAGTAATACGGTCTTCAATCAGCTCttctgaatggacctagaggcaccagaacaaaATTCATCAACGGTCTACTCAATCAAATGGACCTAGAGGCACCAGTGAACATCACATTTTGTCaccggtcctcaatcagctttgaCCTGAATGGCcccagaggcaccagaacatcacattcatcagtaatacggtcctcaatcagctggcTGAAGGTCattagaggcaccagaacatcactaGGTAAAGTCCCCATCTTATCtgaagctcactggtcaccataagcAGCACCCACAAATACGTGCAAGAAGCACATGCTTCCAGTTAGCTTTTAGTTTTTAGTTAATTTCACTGTTAACCATCCCTGAGACCGGGTGTGCTAACTCATATGTCTAAAGTTTAGTCAAGATGTTAGGTACAGTTCTCTTTTGTAAATgggctttataaatgaaaacataaAATGGGACATCAAAGAGGGACAACTGGCTCCCTCAACTTTCTTTAGTGAATGCAGTGATGACTACTAAAACTGCACCTAATACATGGCTAATTGCTAAGTTAAACTGTATCTAATggctttaatgaagtggcagctgtATTTATTTAGATGATCTTGCTCATAGTTGAACAATAGGAACATCAACTGAAGAATCTACCATTCCACTATTTAGCGAGAGGCAGGACCTATTTCTATAGAAGAAGCCCATTATATTTCTATATCAAGAAGCTTCTTACTAACTCATCAATATATAGCTTTTTAAAGACAGTTTTATCTATTAATTGTATGTTTGGACATTCAATATGAAAACCATCCAAAGGTTGTATGCTTAAATCATCAGTTATTTTTATGCGCTCTAGAGAACAAATGAGTACTTAGTTTTACCTGCATTCAGTAGGCTACTAATTTCAGGGAAAGTTTTTCTAAATACAAGGaaggcagactgtagttcagatagagcctcgTCACCCGTGGGGGCAATAAGATACACAACAGTATCATCGGTGTACAAGTGCAGgtaaatctttttttttacagTCAATATTGTTAATGTAATCAGTAAAAAGTACAGGACCTAGAATCGACCCCTGAGGAACACCTTTCTTAATATCCAGGAAACCTGatttaacaccatcagtagaTACACATTAAGTTCTATGTGTCAAGTCATTTTAAACCAGTTACATTCAGCCTGGTCTAAGACCACTTGATGAAAGCCTCTGAATTAGCAGTGAATTATCAACAGTTTCAAAAGGTCAATGAAGAGGGCAGCTCAATGTTGCCTTTTATCCATACAGTTAACCACATCATTTATAACTAGGGATGCAGCAGAGATAGTGCTACGACCTGGTCTAAAACCTGACTGATGTACATTTAGAATACATGTCAAAGATAAGAAAGTTTTTAGCTGAGAATTAATCAAGGATTGTAATATTTTAGCGAGGCAAGAAAGTTTAGAAATAGGCTGATAATTATTTAGGTCACAAGGGTCACCACCTTAGTGAAGGGGGAGTACATGGGCCTTCTTCCAAACCCTGGGGATAGTACCAGATATAATCGTCAGGTTAAACATATGGGTTAATGATTCAGCTATCAAGGGGGCAGAGAGCTGCAGCAGAAAATGGATCAAGCATATCAGCCCAATCTTAAGGCATCTAGCACATCACAGATagtacatttttaaaatgaaaacaaagattcaccaggggtgcgtttgtaaattcactctggattGCCAGAGAGAGCTCAGTGCGCTCTGGGCGTTCACACATTCAGAGCATTTTCAGATTGTccttttgtaaattcagagcgtttcgctctcagAGCATTCAGAGTGCACACCGTacgctctggctgaggagtagtgttgatccgagcgttctgacctcacagcGGCAGTCAGGCGCCCAAGCTcactggctaaagttagctagcaggctagctacttccaggcataaatgagagaacacctcactctgaccatttttctcgccctagcagagctggttaggttgtTTTTAAGGTATTCAGAGAGTTGGAAACTGTAACTGTCCTGCTGGCATCAATTTTAAATACAACTTTTTGCTgaggtttactgacaccggccatatttaacgggtgttgagcattccaaaattcatcagttattctgcactctggcacactcagatgagagtgctctaaAATCAGAGTAGTTCCAACTCGGGGTCAGGAATACAGGATATGGTGGCTAAATCAGAGTAGAACATGTCATTTAAAAACCCTTGAGGagaaaatgttttcaaatgtctCTTCTTAATTAAACAAGGATTAGTATTTTGCTGTTTTGTATCTTTAATACATACTTTGGGACAATGATCACCAAGATATACGCAAatactaaaatatatatttttcggGGTTATTAGTAAGAATTAAATGAATCAACGAGGAGTTAACAAGAGTTTTTCACATTTATTTGTGTGGGTTTTGAGATCAGTTGAGTCAGATTCAAATCAATGTATATGCTCTTAAATTGATTTGAGGCCGGGGATAGCCAATGCAGATTAAAATCCCCTAAAATGACCAACTCCGAGGacaaaaaaaggtgttaaacactCAGATACAGCATCTGCCATGGCAGCTTGGGGGTGTAAATCCCAGCAACAAGTGTGTATTCTGGTTTATGTGCACTTCTACAACCAGGAGCTAACATTTATGgggaatataaatatttaaagaTTGGGACACCATGCAAATAGATTTGACATATATGGGCACTCCTCCCCCTTTCTGTAGTCTGTCACATCTAAATACATTATAATCATTTACTTCAATGTCTTTATCAGATACAGAACCAGTTAACCATGTTTCCTAGAGAACCAGAATGTCAGGACACGAGTCCTGCACCCAAATGTTAATTTTGTCCATTTTTTTAAACCATACTTTGCACATTTAGGCGCATTAGCCCAAGACCCCTACGGGATTTAAAGTCAGAGGGCGTATTCAGCTCAGTCCCATAAGAGATAACAGGCATAGGGTCATCTGCAGCTATTTATTGAGTGAGCTGAGACTTTGCCAGGGTCTCTGGCCCACCCACGTGAGAGCAGAGTAGACAGCATTTGACAGACCACTCTCAAGTCGCTGGATACAGTGGCTGGGGGGGGCTGTGGCTCCTGTTGCAGGGCTGGAGCTGCTATGGGGGCAGGAGTGTCCCAGGCCTGTCCCGGGGATTGGAGTAGGGAGTGTAACCAAAACTAGCCTGGGAGGGAGGTTGTGGGGGAATTGAGGAGGGTGGTATGGAGGACAGTGTGGCTGATTATGTGAATGATACATGGTGTGGACTGCATCATGTGGTGCACTACCCTCAACAGTGTTTTGCTAGACCCTAGGGGGTGGTCGGTGCAGTGTAGAGCTGGGCTGAGTTGAGGTGGGCCAggtctggtagagctgtgctGTGCTGGGTCTGGTTGAGCTGTGCTGAGGCGGGCCTGGTCTGGTACCATGGGAGGGAGACTGTAAGgggaattgaagagggcagtgtGGCCGGCGATGCTCCAAACTCTGCATGGGGCCTCTTTGACTGCGTACGGCTTGGGCATAGCTCAGTGTATCTGTATGCAGTTCCTTGGTAGAGGCTGGTGTGGGGGGGTCAGTGTTGCTGGCTGTTCTCCAATCTCTGTGAGGCGCCACCAGATGCAGGCCTAAAGGAGCGTCTGATTTGTCTCAGGTAGTTGGTGCCTGTTCTGTTGCTCATGTGAGGTGGACTGGCCACCCAGAGCAACATCATTTAACATCCTGGCAAAGGTGGGGACTGTCTCTTTGTGGATTGTCATAAAGACAGTCCAGGCTGAGGGTGGGATGGTGGGTCAGGTGTATGTTGGGCCTTAGCACACAGTCCCGAGAGAGACTGGCATTTACCCTCTGGATGGTGGCAGGGTGGAAATCTCTCTGGAGCAGGGTAGATATTACTATGTTTGCGAAGGGGAAGATGGTGGAGGCCCTTTATATTATCACTCCCCTTAGTGATGTGGCCACTCGCTCCTATTGGACACAAGTCATTGGTCCCTGTGTGAATGATGATATGGCTGGTGGAGACAAGCTGGGCCACAGTCAACATCTCCAAAGCTCCCTCTGTTGTGGGGCACCATAACTttgacacatttttatttgggAAAAGTTTATTCTCTAATAAAAACTTTCCATTTGAGTCCATCATTAATATAATGTCTGGTTTTTCGTCAGGTCTATGAAGGATGTCAGGAGTGATTGGAGAATTACAGGCTGTGAGTTGAGGATGGAGTGGTCAGTTGGGTCAGTgcattggttggttggttggtgtgttCTGATTTAGCTGTTGTCCTGGTTTTTGTGGGACTCTTTGTAGAGTGGATGGTTACGGCTGAGAAATTCCTGCCTTACCTCATGTATCTCCTTCTGCAGGTTGTGTATGTGGCCAGTGTTGACTGTGCTCGACAGTTCCTCTCCAAGTCTACACACTTCTATCCTGAAAGCCTGGGTTTCCTCCTCAACATTATTCAATGCACACTGCGGCTCCCAAACCTCATCCCTATGCTGAAGCACCAGGCTGATCTCCTCCTCTAGAAGATGCTGTGGTACAGCAGGTGTCCCGTGTGAGAGAGGAATGCTCAGGGCTGTGTCTGCTGCAGGCGAGGGAGGAAGAGCGACACTGGGGACTACATTCTAGGGCACAGAGGGAGTGGAGGCTGCTGTAGGTATTGACAGTGGAGAGGTTTTAAGTTCAGCAACAAGACGTTTTATTTGGTCGAAGTAGTGGACAAAATGATCCAAACTGGCCTCCGGACCTTGAACCTGCTCAGCGCTGTTCTAATAAATATAAATGTTACTTTTGGGGGTGGAATCAATGTACAGTTGCCTCATTGACATTTTAAGTTCATTGTTGGTCTTGTGGAGAGCTCTGTGCCAAGCATTAGGATCATCTGTAGAACATCAGTGTGCCAtcagtgaaatgtattgtcaaggCTTGACAGTGTTATCCAATGTTCTTTTATCACAAGAAGCTGTGAAAATGAGTTCTGACCGCAGTTCTACACTTCATGACCTCTTGCATGTTTTGTTACTTCCAGATGGAGAATTCCCCCGTGGCACTGTGGTTGGAGTTGACCTTCTGCATATAGCACCTCTAGATGGAGCTCACTTCCTGTCCAATCATGACATCACCGACCCAGACACACATGCCAAGCTGCTTGAACTTCTCCCTGGTGCCCAGGCTCATGTCATCATGAGTGATATGGCACCCAATTCCAGTGGTTTCAAGGAGATGGACCATGAAAAACTCATCACAATGTCATTGTCATTGATTGACTTGGCTGAGAAGGTGTTGCAGACTGGTGGCTCTCTGATTTGTAAGTATTGGGACGGGGCATTGGCGCACCAGCAGAAGCTTTCAGCTGTGTTCCGTGACGTCAGGACAGTCAAACCAAAAGCCAGCCGAAAGGAGTCGTCCGAGTTGTTTTTCCTTGCCCGGTCGTACAGAGAAAATAAAATAGTGTGACTGTATATTTTCATGCTTGTCGTAAGCTTTGTTCACCTGCAATGAAAGGCTTTAGGTGCTCAAGCACTTGAGGAGCCCCTCTATTTCTTCTTCCTGAATGTACTTTTTGTAAAATCTATAGTGTTCTATGATATCTTTACCCAACTCATTAAAATCGATGGATATTCTACAATGATTTACATTATTCAACATCTACAATTCTTGAAACCTTCCCTGAAATATTTTAAACATACTTTGTAAGTACAAGTCACATCCATACCACATCTGTAAAATCCAACAAGAAATTTGGATCAAGCATGCATTATTCATTTCTCTTTTGAGCTGAAATATTTAGCCTACCAGAAGATGGCGCCCTTGAGGTATCAATAAGCTGTGCATTTGCAGGCCAATCATTTCTCCGTATGGGCTGTTTTCATCTTTACCGAGAGACAAGGTAATATCAACAGCTATGGGCCAGAATGTATTGTATGTATCAAGCCCTTATCATCAGAGCCACCGTGTCCCTCAAGTAAATTTCTGTGCACATCAGAACTATTTATTTTTTCCTTTGTCAGGCATGTTTGAAGTATTACAAAGTACATTTGGTATTTGTTTGATAATAAATATTCCAGTTTGCCATTTGTAATGCTTATAATCTGTTTTGCCAGCCATGTAGTAACATGTAATCATTCTCTCATTTAGGGCTTGTATAGGGAAAACAGGCTGGATGAAAGAGCCACGGACAGCGTGACTAATGAAATGGCTGATGCCACTGAAGCCTTGCATTATAAATAGTGTTGGTCTTCACTCTCAGAGAGCGGGGCTGTGCTCTTCAGTACATCATCAGGCTGGCATTTGAATGCTCTGCTTGAAATGATGTGATTTAGAATTATTTTTGACAAGTGGACTGCCACTGGTTGAGATTTCCTtcagggggcggcaggtagcctaatggttagagtgttgggatagtaaccgaaaggttgcgaggtcaaatcccagagctggcagaatgacaacccactgttcctaagcctttgttgaaaataagaattggttcttaactggcttgcctagttaaataaataaaaaatattgttgaTTGAGTAGTGTTGATTTGGCACCTTTTACTTTGCCTGTTTTCTTCCTGTAATTATATGCCTCTCAGGGTTTGAAAGTACTCTGCTGATTTTATTAGGAACAAAGAAACAAATGTATCAGAACTGTGCAATGGACTGAGAACACAATTAAATGTGATGGGGCCAGGAGAAACAGATACAAATGTCCCTTAAAATGGAGAATATGATGAAAAGAACCTCACCATAAAGATCCACATGGAAGATTTCATATATTTGATACCATACACTGGTGGAGGGGccctgtctccatgatgctattATAAACCTTCATACAATTAGCCAGTGAGCTGTGACTTTCAAGCCATGGATACCTCCCTGTTATCTCCTCAGTTGTATGTGATCCGCAGCTAGATTGTAAAGGGTTCATTGTTGGCGTATTGGGTTCCACATGACTTATGTTACACAGCACAAAGAATGAATAGTAATG from Oncorhynchus tshawytscha isolate Ot180627B linkage group LG09, Otsh_v2.0, whole genome shotgun sequence encodes the following:
- the LOC121847216 gene encoding 7,8-dihydro-8-oxoguanine triphosphatase-like, translating into MYRGTMFTNKLLTLVLVVQPGRVLLGMKKRWFGAGKWNGFGGKVQPGRLLKRLPGEMRPQWFDSDKIPFGQMWVDDILWFPLMLQKKLFGYFKFQGHDLIIDHKLEEVEKL
- the LOC112245989 gene encoding rRNA methyltransferase 2, mitochondrial-like; the protein is MWYSVLQKSYLHTSVHVLKKAAHNLKGKSTADQRWIVRQFNDPFVKAAHVHNYRCRSAFKLLEIDDKYKLLKPGFNVIDCGAAPGAWSQIAVHKVNSTGANGEFPRGTVVGVDLLHIAPLDGAHFLSNHDITDPDTHAKLLELLPGAQAHVIMSDMAPNSSGFKEMDHEKLITMSLSLIDLAEKVLQTGGSLICKYWDGALAHQQKLSAVFRDVRTVKPKASRKESSELFFLARSYRENKIV